One segment of Sinorhizobium sp. BG8 DNA contains the following:
- a CDS encoding dTDP-4-dehydrorhamnose 3,5-epimerase family protein, whose product MKLNPLSVDGAFLIELDQQEDERGNFTKLFSADLLIEQGLIASIGQINNSVTFNAGTVRGLHYQVEPAAEAKILRCVRGRIYDVVADVRHGSPTFGRWAGVELSAEKLSLVYVPPGCAHGFMSLTDATEVIYTTSAGYSEQHERVVRWDDPFFAIGWPMAPTRVSQKDSSAADFALPGRAVQRDRVCEPHN is encoded by the coding sequence ATGAAGCTCAACCCGCTGTCCGTCGACGGCGCCTTCCTGATCGAACTCGACCAGCAGGAAGACGAGCGCGGCAATTTTACCAAGCTCTTCTCGGCCGATCTTCTCATCGAACAGGGCCTCATCGCCTCGATCGGACAGATCAACAATTCGGTCACGTTCAATGCCGGGACCGTCCGGGGCCTGCACTATCAGGTGGAGCCGGCCGCCGAGGCGAAGATTTTGAGATGCGTGCGCGGGCGCATCTACGACGTCGTTGCGGATGTCCGCCACGGATCCCCGACATTCGGCCGCTGGGCGGGTGTGGAACTCTCAGCGGAAAAGCTCTCGCTCGTCTATGTTCCGCCCGGCTGCGCGCATGGTTTCATGTCTCTCACCGACGCGACCGAAGTGATCTACACCACGTCGGCCGGGTATTCCGAGCAGCATGAACGCGTCGTTCGATGGGACGACCCCTTCTTCGCGATCGGCTGGCCGATGGCGCCCACCCGTGTATCGCAGAAGGATTCGAGCGCGGCCGACTTCGCGCTTCCCGGGCGCGCGGTGCAACGCGACAGGGTGTGCGAGCCCCACAACTGA
- a CDS encoding VOC family protein, with the protein MPKVISHLWFAEKAREAVAHYVSLIPNSKVIRTSGVPAETPSGPPGSVTIIEFTLGDQHFTALEAGPLDPFNHSFSIQVLCDTQEEIDRIWDGLLADGGATEQCGWLRDRWGLCWQIVPRVLIEMVDDPDRAAAKRATEAMLGMIKLDIAGLERAFSASPT; encoded by the coding sequence ATGCCGAAGGTCATTTCCCATCTGTGGTTCGCCGAAAAGGCCCGCGAGGCGGTCGCGCACTACGTTTCGCTCATCCCGAACTCCAAAGTCATCCGCACGTCCGGCGTGCCGGCGGAGACACCGAGCGGCCCGCCCGGCAGCGTCACGATCATCGAGTTCACGCTCGGCGACCAGCATTTCACTGCGTTGGAAGCAGGCCCTCTCGATCCGTTCAACCATTCCTTCTCGATCCAGGTCCTGTGCGATACCCAGGAGGAAATCGACCGGATCTGGGATGGCCTGCTCGCCGATGGCGGCGCCACGGAGCAATGCGGCTGGCTGAGAGATCGCTGGGGCCTGTGCTGGCAGATCGTTCCGCGCGTGCTCATCGAAATGGTCGACGATCCCGACCGCGCGGCTGCGAAGCGGGCCACCGAAGCCATGCTGGGAATGATCAAGCTCGATATCGCCGGGCTCGAGCGTGCCTTTTCCGCCTCGCCGACCTGA
- a CDS encoding glyoxalase superfamily protein, with amino-acid sequence MSEISLTSIVPILFVRDVPASARFFNEKLGFDVDFLHGTPPFYGSVSRGAACLHLRCVSKPNFADLAAREVSLVLATIEVSDVHGLFEELKGRGAEFVQEPTSQNWGGTDFHVRDPDGNAISFVAYE; translated from the coding sequence ATGAGCGAAATTTCCCTGACGTCTATTGTCCCGATCCTCTTTGTGCGTGATGTGCCCGCGAGCGCCCGATTCTTTAATGAGAAACTCGGATTTGACGTCGATTTCCTCCACGGTACGCCGCCGTTTTACGGCTCTGTGTCGCGCGGCGCGGCCTGCCTGCATCTTCGCTGTGTCAGCAAACCGAATTTTGCCGATCTGGCGGCACGCGAGGTCTCGCTTGTCCTCGCCACAATTGAGGTCTCGGACGTGCACGGGCTTTTTGAGGAGCTGAAAGGACGCGGCGCAGAGTTTGTTCAGGAACCAACCAGCCAGAACTGGGGTGGAACGGACTTCCATGTCCGTGACCCCGACGGGAACGCGATTTCGTTCGTCGCGTACGAATGA
- a CDS encoding pyridoxamine 5'-phosphate oxidase family protein, whose amino-acid sequence MILEFLRKHILAVIATCHRNGTPEAATIDFSVLDNLEIVFSSFKETRKFGNLAERPGVAFVVGWDDNITVQYEGEATKVPAADIEQYQEALLNSVPADREFIERGAVMFKATPRWIRYSDFNKEPPELIQIQF is encoded by the coding sequence ATGATCCTTGAATTCCTGAGGAAGCACATCTTGGCGGTCATTGCGACATGCCACCGCAACGGAACGCCGGAGGCGGCCACGATCGACTTCTCGGTGCTGGACAATCTTGAGATCGTGTTCAGCTCTTTCAAAGAGACACGGAAGTTCGGCAATCTGGCGGAGCGTCCCGGCGTCGCGTTCGTTGTCGGATGGGACGACAACATCACGGTTCAATACGAGGGTGAGGCAACAAAGGTTCCTGCCGCCGATATCGAACAATACCAGGAAGCCCTTCTCAACAGCGTTCCTGCCGACCGGGAGTTTATCGAGAGAGGAGCAGTGATGTTCAAAGCAACGCCGCGGTGGATTCGATATTCCGATTTCAACAAGGAGCCTCCCGAGCTGATCCAGATTCAATTCTGA
- a CDS encoding YVTN family beta-propeller repeat protein, producing MRRYPILCLGTAAALAYAQPSWANAIYVSNEKDNTVTVVDSATMEVVKTINVGQRPRGITISHDGKHLYVCASDDDTVEVIDTATHEIIGSLPSGPDPELFVLSPDGKTLYVANEDDNLVTVIDVEKGSLITEIPVGVEPEGMGISPDGKTMVNTSETTNMAHFIDTSTHEIVNNVLVDARPRFAEFKPDGSEAWITSEIGGTVSVVDNATREVKKKITFEIQGIRSEAIQPVGLRISADGKKAYVALGPANRVAVVNTETYEVEKYILVGQRVWQLAFTPDGKYIISTNGLSNDITFIDTATDEPIKSVTVGAMPWGVVVAPN from the coding sequence TAGCCTATGCCCAGCCGTCCTGGGCCAATGCGATCTATGTTTCCAACGAAAAGGACAATACGGTTACGGTGGTCGATTCAGCCACCATGGAGGTGGTCAAGACGATCAATGTGGGTCAGAGGCCGCGCGGCATCACCATCTCTCACGATGGGAAGCATCTGTATGTTTGCGCCAGCGATGACGACACGGTCGAGGTTATCGACACCGCGACACATGAAATCATCGGCTCCCTGCCCTCCGGGCCGGATCCGGAGCTGTTCGTGCTTTCGCCGGACGGCAAGACACTCTACGTCGCCAATGAGGACGACAATCTCGTCACGGTGATCGACGTCGAGAAAGGCAGCCTTATCACAGAGATACCGGTTGGCGTGGAGCCGGAGGGCATGGGCATCAGCCCGGACGGCAAGACGATGGTCAACACGTCCGAAACGACCAACATGGCCCATTTCATCGACACGTCGACCCATGAGATCGTCAACAACGTGCTGGTCGATGCGCGCCCGCGCTTCGCCGAATTCAAGCCCGATGGATCCGAGGCGTGGATAACGTCCGAAATCGGCGGGACGGTCTCCGTTGTCGATAACGCCACTCGCGAGGTCAAGAAGAAGATCACCTTCGAAATCCAGGGAATTCGGTCGGAAGCGATCCAGCCGGTGGGCCTGCGCATTTCGGCGGACGGGAAGAAGGCCTATGTCGCCCTTGGCCCGGCAAACCGGGTCGCAGTGGTCAACACCGAAACCTACGAAGTCGAGAAATACATCCTCGTTGGCCAGAGGGTCTGGCAGCTCGCGTTCACGCCGGACGGCAAATATATCATCAGCACCAACGGGCTCTCGAACGACATCACGTTTATCGATACGGCAACGGACGAGCCGATAAAATCCGTCACCGTCGGCGCCATGCCCTGGGGAGTGGTCGTGGCACCGAACTGA